One Corynebacterium uterequi DNA segment encodes these proteins:
- a CDS encoding arsenate-mycothiol transferase ArsC, with protein sequence MTSAGRWRWCRLPCGFAAHFPLCKENPLTVVTFVCRTNSGKSQMAAAVLRGLAVDGVRVHSAGTEPGDALNGLAVDALAERGYSVEGESPKPLTPELIDASDIVVFLGSEAEADLPEDVASERWVIVEPSSVGVDGAKRMALVLDHIEARVRRLSASLSA encoded by the coding sequence GTGACGTCTGCGGGCCGGTGGCGTTGGTGTAGGTTGCCTTGTGGCTTCGCCGCTCATTTCCCCCTGTGTAAGGAGAACCCTTTGACTGTTGTTACGTTCGTTTGTCGCACGAATTCTGGAAAGTCCCAGATGGCTGCCGCTGTCCTGCGGGGACTCGCGGTCGACGGCGTGCGCGTCCATTCCGCCGGCACCGAGCCGGGCGATGCGCTCAATGGCTTGGCCGTCGACGCGCTTGCGGAGCGCGGCTACTCCGTCGAGGGTGAGTCGCCCAAGCCGCTGACGCCGGAGCTGATTGACGCTTCGGACATCGTGGTGTTCCTCGGTAGCGAGGCGGAGGCCGACCTTCCCGAGGACGTGGCCAGCGAGCGGTGGGTGATCGTCGAGCCGTCGAGTGTGGGCGTCGACGGCGCGAAGCGGATGGCCCTGGTCCTGGACCATATTGAGGCCCGGGTTCGACGCCTGTCCGCATCGCTTTCTGCCTAG
- a CDS encoding ABC transporter ATP-binding protein: MTRDNAQDMTEEELLALESTLSGDEWSGSAPRSAKNFWPSLLRLVGLLAPHKLRLGLVIVMLLAYVGCYAVAPLVLGRAMDVIFAGAVSSRLPAGATAEDIVAQAQAQGRDTLADMLGSMQLTPGVGIDVSALAWLVVVMVAIYAAASLLSWGQGFVLNAMVMDVVYALRVDVEAKLNALPLSYVDGQQRGDVLSRTTNDVDNVQQTLQQALSQALQSILLIIAFIVMMVTVSWQLAAVTMLSIPLTAAVVAIIGSRSQREFKTQWRATGQLGGHIEESFTGHEVITLFGRGDAAVELFDERNDELFRASARAQFLSGLIMPVMQFVSYLSYVAIAVLGGLKVAHGSISLGAATAFIQYSRQFNQPLGELGAMAQMVQSGVASAERVFELLDAPEEADDDASSSLPLPARGLVEFHDVDFSYSPDTKLIQGLSLRVEPGQTVAIVGPTGAGKTTLVNLIMRFYELDAGRITIDGVDIRTLSRQQLRSQVGMVLQDAVLFDGTIRDNIRYGRLDASDDDVLAAAKASYVDRFVHALPDGYDTRIDADSGALSVGERQLITIARAFVARPALLILDEATSSVDTRTEVLVQEAMAALRADRTSFVIAHRLSTIRTADHIVVMENGQIVEQGRHEELLAAKGAYFRLYQAQFDAE, from the coding sequence ATGACCCGCGATAACGCCCAGGACATGACCGAGGAGGAGCTGCTGGCGCTGGAGAGCACGCTGAGCGGCGACGAATGGTCAGGCTCAGCGCCGCGTTCCGCGAAGAACTTCTGGCCGTCGTTGCTGCGGCTAGTGGGCCTGCTCGCGCCGCACAAACTCCGTCTCGGGCTTGTGATTGTGATGTTGCTGGCCTACGTGGGGTGCTACGCGGTGGCACCACTGGTGCTGGGCCGGGCGATGGATGTGATCTTTGCCGGGGCGGTCAGTTCCCGGCTGCCGGCGGGCGCCACCGCGGAGGACATCGTCGCGCAGGCGCAGGCGCAGGGCCGGGACACCCTGGCGGACATGTTGGGGTCGATGCAGCTAACCCCCGGCGTGGGCATTGACGTTTCCGCCCTGGCGTGGCTGGTGGTGGTGATGGTAGCGATCTACGCGGCGGCGTCGTTGCTGAGTTGGGGGCAGGGATTCGTCCTCAACGCCATGGTGATGGACGTCGTCTACGCGCTTCGCGTGGATGTGGAAGCGAAGCTCAACGCGCTGCCGCTGAGCTATGTGGACGGCCAGCAGCGCGGAGATGTTCTGTCAAGGACCACGAACGATGTCGACAACGTCCAGCAGACGTTGCAGCAGGCACTGTCCCAGGCGTTGCAGTCGATACTGCTGATTATCGCGTTCATCGTCATGATGGTGACGGTGAGTTGGCAGTTGGCGGCGGTGACGATGCTGTCGATTCCGCTGACGGCGGCCGTCGTGGCGATTATCGGCTCTCGGTCGCAGCGGGAGTTTAAGACGCAGTGGCGCGCCACCGGGCAGCTGGGCGGGCACATCGAGGAAAGCTTCACCGGGCATGAGGTCATCACCCTGTTCGGCCGCGGCGACGCCGCCGTGGAGCTCTTCGACGAGCGTAATGACGAGCTCTTCCGGGCGTCGGCGCGCGCCCAGTTCCTGTCTGGGCTCATCATGCCGGTGATGCAGTTCGTTTCGTACCTGTCCTATGTGGCTATCGCAGTGCTTGGCGGGCTCAAGGTCGCGCACGGTTCGATCAGCCTCGGCGCGGCGACGGCGTTCATCCAGTATTCCCGGCAGTTCAACCAGCCCCTCGGGGAGCTGGGCGCGATGGCGCAGATGGTGCAGTCCGGGGTGGCGTCGGCGGAACGGGTCTTTGAGCTACTCGACGCCCCGGAGGAGGCTGACGACGACGCCTCGTCGTCCCTGCCTTTGCCGGCGCGCGGCCTGGTCGAGTTCCACGACGTGGACTTCTCCTACTCCCCCGACACCAAGCTCATTCAAGGGCTGTCGCTGCGGGTTGAGCCCGGCCAGACGGTGGCCATCGTGGGCCCCACGGGTGCCGGGAAGACGACGCTGGTCAACCTCATCATGCGTTTCTATGAGCTCGACGCCGGGCGGATCACCATCGACGGGGTGGACATCCGTACGCTGTCTCGCCAGCAGCTGCGCTCCCAGGTGGGCATGGTGTTGCAGGATGCCGTGCTTTTTGACGGCACCATCCGGGACAACATCCGCTACGGGCGGCTCGACGCCAGCGACGACGACGTGCTCGCCGCGGCGAAGGCCAGCTACGTGGATCGCTTCGTGCACGCGTTGCCGGACGGGTATGACACGCGCATCGACGCAGATTCCGGTGCGCTCTCGGTCGGTGAACGCCAGCTCATCACCATCGCACGGGCGTTCGTGGCTCGCCCCGCGCTGCTCATCCTTGACGAGGCGACAAGCTCCGTCGACACCCGCACGGAGGTGTTGGTGCAGGAGGCGATGGCGGCGTTACGGGCCGACCGGACCTCCTTCGTCATCGCCCACCGCTTGTCCACGATCCGCACTGCGGACCACATCGTGGTCATGGAGAACGGGCAGATCGTGGAGCAGGGCAGGCATGAGGAGCTGTTGGCGGCCAAAGGGGCGTATTTCCGGCTGTATCAGGCACAGTTCGACGCCGAGTAG
- a CDS encoding ABC transporter ATP-binding protein, translating into MALLRLLSRFGRPFSAAIVAVIVLNLVSTLAILYLPSLNARIIDEGVVTGDIGLIWRLGGVMVAVAFVQVFAAAVAIWLAARVAMGTGRAIRSAVFRRVISLPVEDVSAFGTPTLITRGTNDVQQVQMVFLVLLSFMVAAPITMIGGVTMAFREDPGLSPLIVVSVVVLTLTVGLLCAPLVNMFARFQTQVDALNGVLREQIAGIRVVRAFAREDHEAARFDVANRDITTLSLNIGKLFVLLFPALMFILNAATAAVVWFGGLRVGAGEVEVGALTAFLQYLLQILSAVMTAAFVVVMLPRALVCARRIAELLDASPSRIDAPVDTAPGSAPDNSAALELEGVSFAYPGAQEPVVAEVSISARPGEVIAVIGATGSGKSTLLSLIPRLLAPTEGRVLLGGVDAATLSRAELSKRVRMVPQKAFLFSGTVASNLRLADPEATDEQLWEALRVAQAADFVAAHELGLAMPISQGGTNVSGGQRQRLCIARALVGRASVYLFDDSFSALDMATDARLRKALRPRLAAATTVMVAQRVSTIAHADRIYVIDAGRIVAHGSHAELMASSRTYQDIVNSQITDGGQE; encoded by the coding sequence GTGGCGCTCCTACGGCTTCTTTCCCGCTTCGGACGGCCCTTCAGCGCGGCCATTGTGGCCGTCATTGTGTTAAACCTGGTGAGCACGCTGGCTATTTTGTATCTGCCGTCGCTCAATGCCCGGATTATTGACGAGGGCGTGGTCACCGGCGATATCGGCCTCATTTGGCGCCTGGGCGGGGTCATGGTTGCGGTGGCCTTCGTGCAGGTGTTCGCCGCGGCGGTGGCGATCTGGTTGGCGGCGCGCGTCGCGATGGGCACGGGTCGGGCTATTCGTTCGGCGGTGTTTCGCCGGGTCATTTCCCTGCCGGTGGAGGACGTATCCGCCTTTGGTACGCCGACGCTCATTACCCGCGGCACGAACGACGTGCAGCAGGTTCAGATGGTGTTTCTCGTCTTGCTCAGCTTCATGGTCGCGGCACCGATCACCATGATCGGCGGCGTAACTATGGCGTTTCGGGAGGACCCGGGGCTGTCGCCGCTGATCGTGGTGAGTGTTGTCGTGCTGACGTTGACGGTGGGTTTGCTGTGCGCACCGCTGGTGAACATGTTTGCCCGCTTTCAGACGCAGGTCGACGCCCTCAATGGGGTACTACGTGAGCAGATCGCAGGCATCCGGGTGGTGCGGGCCTTCGCCCGGGAGGATCACGAGGCGGCCCGTTTCGACGTGGCTAATCGGGACATTACGACGCTCAGTCTCAACATCGGCAAGCTTTTCGTGCTGTTGTTCCCGGCGTTGATGTTCATCCTCAACGCGGCGACGGCTGCGGTGGTGTGGTTCGGCGGTCTCCGCGTCGGCGCCGGCGAGGTGGAGGTCGGCGCGTTGACGGCCTTTCTTCAGTATCTATTGCAGATCCTGTCGGCGGTGATGACAGCGGCGTTTGTGGTGGTGATGCTGCCGCGGGCGTTGGTGTGCGCGAGACGCATCGCCGAGTTGCTCGACGCCTCCCCCTCCCGGATAGACGCGCCTGTGGACACCGCACCCGGGTCCGCGCCCGATAACTCCGCGGCTCTCGAATTGGAGGGGGTGTCCTTTGCGTATCCCGGTGCGCAGGAACCGGTTGTCGCGGAGGTGAGCATTAGCGCGCGCCCTGGTGAGGTGATAGCCGTCATCGGCGCGACCGGGTCGGGCAAGTCCACCCTGTTGTCGCTCATCCCGCGGCTCCTCGCGCCGACGGAGGGTCGGGTGCTGCTCGGCGGCGTCGACGCCGCCACCCTGAGCCGTGCTGAGCTGTCCAAGCGGGTGCGGATGGTGCCGCAGAAGGCGTTTTTGTTCTCGGGGACGGTGGCGTCGAACCTACGCCTAGCGGACCCTGAGGCCACGGACGAGCAGCTGTGGGAGGCGCTGCGCGTGGCGCAGGCCGCGGACTTCGTGGCTGCCCACGAGCTGGGGTTGGCGATGCCCATTTCTCAGGGCGGAACGAACGTGTCCGGCGGGCAGCGGCAGCGCTTGTGCATAGCGCGAGCGCTCGTCGGCCGGGCGAGCGTGTACCTTTTCGACGATTCGTTTTCGGCGCTGGACATGGCCACGGATGCCCGGCTACGGAAGGCGCTGCGGCCGCGGCTAGCGGCGGCGACGACGGTGATGGTCGCTCAGCGGGTGTCGACGATCGCCCACGCGGATCGGATTTACGTCATCGACGCGGGGCGGATCGTGGCGCACGGCAGCCACGCCGAGCTCATGGCGTCGAGCCGCACCTACCAGGACATTGTGAACTCCCAGATCACCGATGGAGGTCAAGAATGA